From Geotalea uraniireducens Rf4:
GGTACTGGCCGAACATGAGGGCCAGGAGCAGCTGGGGAGAAACCTTATCCCCGGCCTGGATGCGGCTGTCAACCAGGTCAAGGGCCCGGCTGATCCAGGTGTGGGGAACCCCGTCGCTTTCCCGGGCGAGCCAGTCGTTGAAATGGGGAAAGAGGGCGGCAAAGAGCCCGCTCTGCCGCAGGAGCTGGTAGGTCTTCTCTCCTGCTCCCATGAGGAAAAGCTTCAAGACTTCTTCGTAGAGCCGCGGCGGCGCCGCCTTGGTGATCGTGGCGCTCAGGTCGAGGATCGTCTGCCAGGTCGCCTTCTCGACTTCAAAGCCTAGCATGGCGGCAAAGCGCACGGCGCGAATCATGCGCACCGGGTCCTCGGTGAACCGCACCAACGGATCGCCGATGGTGCGGACGACACCGCGGTTCAGGTCTTCCATTCCCCCGACGTAATCTATGATGGAGAAATCGTCAATATTGTAACAGAGCGCGTTGACGGTGAAGTCGCGGCGAATGGCATCCTCTTCCGGGGTGCCGAAGATGTTGTCCCGCAACACCATGCCGTCTTCACTTTTGAGCAGGCGAGGAGGGCGCATTCTGGCTCCCGGCTCAGTGATTTCTCCGGGAGCAGGTCCCTGCTCCTCTGCGCACGGTTCATCCTGCGATGCAGAGCGGAATGTTGCTACCTCTATGATCTCGTCATGGAAATGCAGGTGGGCGAGCCGGAAGCGGCGGCCGATCAGCCGGCAGTTGCGGAACATCCTTTTGATCTGGCCCGGGGTGGCGTCGGTGACGATATCGAAGTCCTTGGGTTCCCTGCCTAGTAACAGATCGCGCACACCACCACCGACCAGGTAGGCGGTAAAGCCGTTGTCCTTGAGCCGATAAAGCACTTTCACGGCGTTTGGGCTCAGCCAGCGGCGCGAGATGGGGTGGTTGGCACGTGGGATTATCAAAGGTTTGGCCGTTTTCATAGGTTATTACCCTATCACATCTGCAGGATAAAGGCAAAGCGACAGAGTGTGAGGCAATCCATACTTTTTGACTTTTGTCATGTCCCGGGCAGGAAATATCAGCTAGGATGCAGCCATGGAACAATTTACCGGAAAACAGACAAAGGATCTGAAGGTGCTGATAAGCTTCGTGCAGATATTCTGCCGGTCAAAGCACGGAAAAGAGGTGGCCAGGACAGCAGTCGGGCTTCCCGGGGAACTCAGGTCGCGGTTCATGAAAGATGTATGCCTCTGTGGAGAGTGTGCTGCGCTTGTGGACTATGCCCTGGAGAAACGGCGCAAATGTCCGCTCGACCCGAAACCGTCCTGCAAGCATTGCCAGATTCATTGCTACAGCAAGGGATACCGGGGGAAAATCCGTCAAGTCATGGCTTTTTCAGGCAAACGCCTGATCCTTCGGGGGAGGCTGGACTTGTTGTGGCACTATTTCTTCTAGTGCCGTTTATGGTGCTTCACTAACTTTGGATATTGCGAATAACCGGAAATATAAATGCAAGGAGAGTAGAAATGATCAGAAAAATCGTCCAGATCGACCAGGAAAAATGTGATGGTTGCGGTCTCTGTGTCCCCTCGTGTGCCGAAGGGGCAATAAAAATCGTCAACGGCAAGGCGGAGTTGTCCGCCGATAACCTGTGCGACGGGCTGGGAGCGTGCCTCGGTGAATGTCCGCAGAACGCCATCAATATAATTGAGCGCGAGGCGGACGAATTTGACGAGACAGCTGTAGAGACGCACTTGCAGGAGAGCCGGCAGGAAACGGTCGCGGCAGTGCAGCATCATGCGAATCACGGCGGTTGCCCCGGCTCCAGTGCCATGTCCTTTGCGTCGCCGCAACGAAGTTTGAATGATGAAATACCGGCAAACCACCAGAGTCAGCTCGGTCAGTGGCCGGTACAGTTGAGCCTTGTGCCGACCAGTGCCCCTTATTTTCAGAATGCCGACCTGCTGATCACCGCTGATTGCGTCCCGTTCGCCTATGCTGATTATCACCGGGATTTCCTGGCGGGAAAGGCGGTGGTCATCGGTTGTCCGAAACTTGACGATAATCGGTTCTACACGGAAAAACTGACGGAACTGTTTCGCGTATCCTCCATCAAGAGCATAACGGTGCTGCGCATGGAAGTCCCCTGTTGCGGCGGAATAGTCATGGCTGCCCGCCAGGCCCTGGCTGCCGGCGGCAAGGATATTCCGTTCAGGGAGGTTACCATCGGCATTCGCGGGGAAGTATTTTAGAAAGAAACGTAAAAATTTGACAACAAGATAAAAAGGATAATATTTATCTTTTTTGATTGACAAGAGGGGTATCGGCTGGTATTTTTTCATCAGATGTTATTTACTTACCTATACAAAGGAGATACCGAGTTATGAGCATTTGTACTCTTGTTACCCAGGAAGCCCCTGATTTTACCGCTGAAGCGGCTATGCCGGACAACAGTTTTGCCGAGATCAAGCTCTCCAACTACCGTGGCAAGTATGTGGTCCTGTTTTTCTATCCCCTTGATTTCACCTTTGTCTGCCCGTCCGAGATCCTTGCTTTCAATAAGCGTCTGGGGGATTTCAAGGCAAAGAACTGCGAGGTGATAGGCGTTTCCGTCGACTCGAAATTTACCCATCTCGCCTGGAAGAACACGCCGGTCGAAAACGGCGGCATCGGCAATATCCAGTACCCGCTGGTGCAGGACCTGAACAAGGCGATTGCCAGGTCCTACGGCATTCTCTTTAACGAGTCGGTGGCCCTGCGCGGCCTGTTCCTCATCGACCCCCACGGCAAGGTGCGCCACGCAGTCATCAATGACCTGCCACTCGGACGGAGCGTCAACGAGGCACTGCGCATGGTTGATGCGCTCCAGTTTGTCGAAACCCATGGCGGTGAAGTCTGTCCGGCCAACTGGCAGGAAGGGGAAGAGGCGATGAAAGCCTCGACGGAAGGTGTGGCGGCCTACCTGGCAAAGCACGGCAAGTAAGGCATCCTGCAGGCATAAGAGAACGGCGCGAGTTAATTAACCGCGCCGTTCTCATTTATAGCCAGGGGTTCGGCAATGGATGAGCTGCATCTGGGTGATAACGAGATCCTGTTCGGTGCAGACAAGACCGAAGGTATTGTGGCGGCGGAACTTGCCGGGCGCTTCATCCGTCTCTTCATCCGCCGCAAAAACGGGGTTTTCTTTCGTGACGACCCTTTTCATCCCTTCATTCTCGTCGAACAGCCGGCTCTCCTTGCCGGGTTTCCCGGCGGTCACACGATTAAATCTCTGACCGGCAGCGGCGAGTACAAATACATGGCGGAATTCGGCAGCTGGCGCGACTGCATGGCTGCCCGGGACTTTCTTGCGAAAAAGAGCGGCAAAACGCCATCATCCCGTGATGTTCCCTACCTCTATCTGTCGGATCCGGTTCATCAGCACCTGTTGAAAAGCGGCAAGACCCTGTTCAAGGGGACTGATTTCACTAGCATCGGCCGGCTGGCCCTTGATATCGAGACCTACTGCGCCGAGGGGTTTGAATTTTCCAACCCGCAGCGGGAGGAAGACCGGATCATCTCCATTGCCGTAATGGATGAAAACGGCTATGCGGAAGTACTGAACGGTCACGACATGACGGAAGCGACCATGCTGGAAAGGCTTTCAGAGATAATCCGGGAACGGGACCCGGATGTCATCGAAGGGCACAACATCTTCCGCTTCGATCTGGAGTACATCCGGGTGCGGGCGGAACGCCACCGGGTCGGTCTCTGCTGGGGGAGGGACGGCAGCGAGCCGCGTGTCCACCCGTCCCGCTTCTCCATTGCCGAACGAACCATCGATTATCCACGCTGGGACATCTTCGGCCGCCACATCATCGACACCTATTTCCTCCTTCTCATCTATGACATCAGTGCCAGGGAGATGGAGAGCTATGGGCTGAAAGCCGCTGCCCGCCATTTCGGCCTTGCCGCGCCGGACCGCGTCTACATCGAGGGGAATCAAATCAGCCGCCGTTTTGACACCGACCCCGATTCTCTGGCGCGGTATAACCTGGACGACGTCCGGGAAACCCTCGCTCTTTCCCGCCTCCTCTCCCACTCCTATTTTCTCCAGACCAGCATGTTCCCCTATTCGTATCAGAACTGCCTGATTCGGGGGAACGCCACAAAAATAAATGCCCTGTTCCTCAGGGAATACCTGCGGCAGGGGGTAGCGATCCCGAAGTCAGGTGCAGGCGGCAGCTTCGAGGGGGGGTATACCGATGTGCTCGAGTACGGGGTGGTCGGTCCCATCGTCCATTGCGACGTGGCTTCCCTCTACCCGTCGATCCTTATCTCTTATCAGCTTACGCCTGCCCACGATAGCCTGTCCCTGTTTCTTCCTTTATTGAAGGAGTTGCGCGAGTTCAGGTTGACGGCCAAGCGGCTGGCCAGGACAGGGGCAGATCCATTTCGGCGCGACTATTACCAGGCGCTGCAGCAGGCCTTCAAGGTCCTGATAAACTCTTTTTACGGCTACCTCGGCTCTCCGCTGCACAATTTCTCCGATGTCGCCCTCGCAGCCGAAGTGACCAGGCTGGGACGGGAGACTATCAAGACCATGCTTGCCTGGCTGCTTGAACGGGGTGCGCAACCCGTGGAGGTGGATACGGACGGCATATATTTCATCCCCCCCTCCGTCGTTGCAACGGCTGAAAAGGAGGAACTGCTGGTGCGCGAATTGTCGCAGTCGCTCCCCGGAGGCATCGAGGTGGAACTGGACGGGCGATACCGGGCCATGTTTTCCTACAAGATCAAGAACTACGCCCTGCTGGGATACGATGGGAAAATGACCGTCAAAGGTAGCGGCCTCAGATCCAGGGGTATAGAAAAATACCTGCGGGCGTTCATGGAAGAGATCATCAGGCTGCTTCTTGCCGGCGAAGGGGCGAAGGTGGAGGCGGTATACCGGGATTACACGCAAAAGCTGCGCGACCACGAATTCGGCATCTCCTGGCTGGCAAAGAGCGAAACGCTCGGCGAGTCGCTGGCCGTTTATCGGGAAAAGGTTCGGGCGGGGAAGCGTAATCCGGCAGCGGCGTATGAGATAGCCACCAAGTCGCCACGGGAATTCAGGGCCGGCGACCAGATAAGCTACTACATCAGCGGCCGGAGAAAAGGGGTGACTGCCTACGAAAACTGCCGGCCCATAGCGGACTACGACCCGGCCCATCCCGACGAGAATACCGATTACTACATGGATAAGCTGAAGCAGTTGCACAAGAAATTTGCCCGATTTCTACCGGGGGAAAAGTTGCTGTTCGACTGAAGTCCAAAGAGAGTTGGCTTGCCAGCGCAGTATATTTGTGTTAATAAGATAAAATCTATTCAAGTACTTATGGTCAGAAAGGAGTTGCAATGCGGATATTTGCTGTCATTTTACCCCTTGTACTACTTTGCCTTTTCACCATTCCCTCGTTTGCCCAGGAAGCTCAGCAGTCCGAAGCCATTGCCGAAAAGATGGCGTTCAAGCTCGTGCGTGGTGTCACCAATGTGACAACCGGTATTGCTGAAATCCCAAAGCAGTCTTACCTGACAATCCGTGACCGGGGGAATATTGGTTATGTGGTCGGGCCGATCAAGGGGTTTGGCATGGCTATCTACCGGACGCTGATGGGCGCCGTCGAAACGGTATTTTTCTTGGTGCCGCAGCCCGGTTACTACGACCCGATAATCGACCCGGAATATGTCTGGAATGGCTGGGAAGAAAAACGGGTAGAATCGCGCAAGGCGAAAGAGCCTGAATCGGGCGTTAAAAAGGGAGAGTAGCATGTCAGTTAAGCCGTTTTTCTGTGTGGTTGCGCTCTTGTACGGAATCCTTGTTTCGGGGGTGCAGGATAGGGCTTGGGCGGATGACTATCGCACCCTTGAAAATGCATCGCCGCAGGAGGTTGTGGATGCCATGGCCACCAAAGCAGCTCGTGGCATTGCCAACACAACCACCGGTTGGCTGGAGCTTCCCAAACAGATATATCTGACGTTTAAAGAGGATGGGGTGGCAAAGGGGATTACTATCGGGCCGCTGAAAGGGATAGGGATGACTCTGGTCAGGACGGTGTCGGGGGTTGCTGAGGCGGCCACCTTTTTCGTTGCCTATCCCGGTTTCTATGACCCCATTTTTGACCCGGCTTTTGTCTGGCAAAAAGAGTAATCTGCCGGTGACGGTTTAGTGGTGCACCGGAAACGGTAAAGTTAACGAACTGCAGACAATAAAAAAGCCGCATCCGAGGATGCGGCTTTTTCGTCAGCATTGGAAGTGCGAATTACTTCGCAGCAGGAGCTGCTTCAGCAGGCTTAACTTCTTCTTTTTTCTCAGCTTTTTTTGCTTTTTTTGCTTTTTTTGCTTTTTTTGCTTTCTTAACAGGAGCTTTTTCTTCTTTCTTCACTTCGCCGGCAGCAGGAGCAGCAGGAGCTTCGGTTTTTGCAGGCTCAGCAGCGAAAACAACACCAGCGAAAGCAACAGCAACGAGAGCAGCAACGATTGAGGACAGAACTTTTTTCATGGTAAATCTCCTTTAAAAAAATGTATGATGACTTCATTCATAGCAGATACCGTGCCATCATTGTTGGTGCATGTAACTGGTTGGAAAAGCAAGCTATTATGCATGTGAGCTGCAGTTAATCGAATACTCTGACCCGAAATCATCCAGTGTATGCCTCATATGGGGTATTGCGGGCGGGACCGTGAGGGTGGATTTGCTGACGATGAACCGGGCGCAATGTCATCAGTGGGCTGATGGCAGTCAATGGCGGTAGGGCCGGGATAATACCTTGCCAGCTGTTGGCAAAATTTGTTACTATCTACCGGGTCGTGGCGGCGAACTTCCGTCAGGACCTTTATTTTTATGGGGGATTTTTTGCAAAACGATTATTTGCTGTCAGTTGAAAAGCCAGCTCGCTACATGGGCGGGGAAATGGGGGCGATAGTCAAGGAGCGGGCCGATGTGCGGTTTGTCCTGGCGTTCCCGGATGTATATGAAGTCGGCATGAGTCACCTGGGTTTCAGGATACTCTATGCTATTCTGAACGAAATCGATTGGCTGGCTGCTGAGCGTGTTTACGCCCCCTGGCCTGACATGGAAGCCCTGCATCGCAGCAACGGCATATCCCTTGCCACCCTGGAAAGTTCAGTCCCTCTTTCCCGGGTGGACATCCTCGGTTTTACCCTCCAGTATGAACTTTCCTACACCAATATCCTCAACATGCTGGAATTGGCCGGCATTCCTCTCCTGGCCTCGGAACGGGGCGAAGGATTCCCACTCGTCATTGGCGGCGGCCCCTGTGCATGCAACCCGGAGCCGTTGGCCGATTTTTTCGATGCCTTCCTCCTGGGAGACGGAGAAGAAGCGGTAACGGAAATTGCAGTCGTTTACCGCGAATGGAAACGTGTTAAGTCCACGAAGGAGGAACTCCTTGAGCGGCTGGCAAAGATTGACGGGGTCTATATTCCGTCTTTTTTCTCTGTTGACTATGACGCGTCCGGGCGGATCGAGACGCTCAGGCCGCTCAAGCCGGGCTATGTAAAGGTCAGGAGGCGGATCGCCGCTGACCTGAATGGGATTGACTACCCGGGCGCTCCGGTTGTTCCCTTCCTGAAGACGGTTCACGACCGGGTGAGCATGGAGGTAGCCCGCGGCTGTACCCGCGGCTGCCGCTTCTGCCAGGCGGGGTATATTTACCGTCCAGTGCGCGAACGGACGCCGGAGCAGATTCTGGCCAAGATCGAGGAGACCCTGCGTAACACCGGTTACGATGAAGTATCGCTTCTTTCCCTTTCAACCGGAGATTACGGCTGCCTTACTCCGCTGCTCAAGGAACTCATGGAGCGGTATGCCAAGGAGCGTATTGCCGTTTCTTTGCCATCCCTGCGGGTGGGGAGCCTCACCCCGGAGATCGTGGAGGAGATAAAGAAGGTCAGGAAGACCGGCTTTACCCTTGCCCCTGAAGCCGGCAGCGAGCGGCTGCGCCAGGTTATCAATAAGGGGATAACCGAGACGGACCTGCTGAATACCGCTTTTGAGGTCTACAGTGCCGGCTGGCGGCTGATCAAGCTCTATTTCATGATCGGTCTGCCGACGGAAACCATGGATGATGTGCTTGGCATTGCTGAACTGGCCAAACAGGTTAAATTCCAGGGGAAGCGGACCGGCGCCGGCGGTGAGGTCAATGTGGCGGTCAGCAGCTTTGTGCCGAAGCCCCATACGCCATTCCAATGGGAACCGCAGATCAGTTACGAGGAAATTCTCGAAAAGCAGCAGTTTCTGCGCCTGGAGCTGAAAAAGCGCAAGCTGAATTTCAAGTGGCAGGATGCCCCCTTGTCCGTAATGGAGGGGGTCTTTGCACGTGGTGACCGGCGACTCGGTCGGGTGCTGATCGAAGCACGACGGCTGGGGTGCCGTTTCGACGGCTGGGGCGAGCATTTCAGCTTTTCCAGGTGGCAGCAGGCATTTGCCGCAACGGCCATTGATCCGCTCTTCTATCATCGCCGTCGTGACCTTGAGGAGGTTCTTCCCTGGGACCACCTTGAGAGCGGCGTCAGCAGGGAGTTTCTCCGTTCGGAGTTGGAGAAGTCTGCTGTCAGCTCCTATACGCCGGACTGCCGCAGCGGTGTCTGCTCGGGATGCGGCGTCTGCGATTTTGAAATGATACGGATGAGGCTCAATGGGGCCGAAGAGACCTGTGGTGGCGCACCCGTGACGGAATCAGGGCAGCCGGTGGAGGCGGAGCGCATCCGGCTCCGGTTTCAGAAAATCGGCCGGATGCGCTTCCTGAGCCACCTGGAGATGCTCAACCTGTTCATCAGGGCTATCGGCAGAGCCCGGGTACCGATCCGCTATTCCCAGGGGTTTCATCCCCACCCCAAATTTTCCTTTGCCACGGCGCTGTCGGTAGGCGTGGAATCGTGGGCCGAATACATGGATATGGAGTTGAACGCAGGTTTCGGCGCGGAGAGGCTGAAGGAGGCGCTCAACCAGGTGCTGCCCGAAGGTGTGCGTGTCCTTGAGTCCCATGCAATAATGTTGAACAGTGAATCACTATCGGTTATCATGGAAAGCGTGCGTTATCGCGTCATTCTGCCGCCCGGTGCGGGGCAGGATCTCCCCGGCCAGGTGGAGCGCTTCCTTGCCCTTGACACATACCCCCATCGCCGGGAAAAGAAGGGTAAGGTCGTGGCTTTCGACTTGCGACATGAAACGGTTAGCCTTACCGCTTCAGCTGACTGCCTGGAGATGGAGGTCCGGCGCGGCAAACCGTTGGAATTTGTTGCAGCCGTCACCGGTCTGCCGGCTGATGCGCTCGCCGGTGCGAAAATCGAGAAGCTTGAAGTCAATTTCAGAAGCGGCGAAGGGCGAACTGTTGCCGGCGCCGATTGACTTCCGAGACAAACAGTACATATCAATTATACTTGCATAATACAATGAGGTAATCATGGGTAACGAACTGGTCATCAACACCACGTCCCACGAAACCCGCATCGCCCTTATCGAGAACGGCACCATTGCCGAACTCTATATTGAGCGGAGCCGGGTCAAGGGGATCGTGGGCAACATTTACAAGGGTCGGGTCATCAGGGTTCTGCCGGGGATGCAGGCCGCCTTTGTCGACATCGGCCTGGAGAAAGCGGCTTTCCTCTACGTTGCCGACGTCTTTGACGCCATGGATGAGTATGAATCGTTCATGGATGGCAACGGTAAGAAAGACGAGCCGGCAGAGGGGGAAGAGCCGGTGATTCACCCCCTCCATCCCATTGAGGAACTCCTCCAGGAAGGCCAGGAACTCCTGGTGCAGATCTCGAAAGAGCCGATCGGCACCAAGGGCGCCCGCATCACCGCCCATATCTCCCTACCCGGCAGGCACCTGGTATATATGCCGACCGTCGACCATGTGGGTATTTCCCGCCGCATCGAGGATGAAGCGGAGCGGGAGCGCCTCAAGGAGATCGTTGACCGGATCAAGCCGCCAGGCGGTGGCTTCATCGTCCGTACCGTCTCGGAAGGGAAAAGCGAGGAAGATCTTGTTTCCGACCTCCATTACCTGACCAAGCTCTGGGATGAGGTGGTGAAGCGCAAGGATAAGGCCAGCGCCCCGAGCCTGATCCATTCCGACCTGGATGTCACCCAGAAGGTGGTGCGGGACATCCTCACCGAGTCGGTGGAGCGGATCGTCGTCGACTTCAAGCCGGAATACGACAGGATTGTCCAGTTCATCAGCACCTTCATGCCGAAAATGAAGTACTCCATTGAGCTCTACGACGAGGAGGAGCCGATCTTCGACCACTTCGGCCTTGAAGTGGAGATCAGCCGGGCGCTGGGGCGCAAGGTCTGGCTCAAATCGGGCGGTTACATCATCATCGAGCAGACCGAGGCGCTCACCGCCATCGACGTCAACACCGGCCGTTTCGTCGGCAAGCACAACCTGGAAGACACCATCCTCAAGACCAACCTGGAGGCGGTGAAGGAGATCGCCTATCAGTTGCGGCTGCGGAACCTGGGCGGCATTATCATCATCGACTTCATCGACATGGAGAAAGAGGTCAATCGGGAAAAGGTCTTTACCGCCCTCGAAGAGGCGGTCAAGTCGGACAAGTCCAAGACCAACATCCTGAAGATATCCGAGCTCGGCCTGGTGGAGATGACGAGAAAACGGGTCAGGGAGAGCATCGGCCGGATGATGTGCGAGCCGTGTCCGTACTGCGAAGGGCGGGGATACGTCAAGTCGAAGACCACGGTCTGTCACGAAATATTCCGCGAGCTGCGACGGGAGATGCTCGACATCCGCGGCAGCAAGATCATGCTCACGGTCCATCCCCAGGTCGCCGACCTCCTCTACGACGAGGAACGGCGCGGACTTGAGGAGCTGGAAAAGAATTTCAAGAAACGGATCACGGTCCGGGCCAAGCCGGGCTTTCACCAGGAGCAGTTCGAGATCGCCATCAGTTAGATAAATTAAACACCCCTGAACCGCAAAGGACCCAAAGGGCCTAAAACGCCAGGAACGCAGAGAAAACATGATCTTTTTCGAGTTCTTCGCGCACTTTGCGCTTTAGGCCCTTTGCGCCTTCGCGGTTCAAAGGTTTTCTGTATTCAAGGAGAGCATATGATTGGGACCCCTCTGAAGAATAATGCTACACGTATTATGCTGCTCGGTTCCGGCGAGCTGGGGAAGGAAGTGGTCATAGAAGCCCAGCGGCTCGGTGTCGAGGTAATTGCCGTGGACCGCTACCCGAATGCGCCGGCCATGCAGGTGGCCCACCGAAGCCATGTGGTCAACATGCTCGATCGGGAAGAACTTTCGCGGGTGATCCGCCTGGAGCGTCCCGATTACATCGTGCCTGAGATCGAGGCGATCAATACGCCATACCTGCTGGAGCTGGAAAAGGAAGGTTTCGCCGTCATTCCCACGGCCCGCGCCACGAACCTGACCATGAACCGCGAAGGGATCAGGCGGCTTGCCGCCGAAGAGCTGGGGCTCCCTACGGCGCAATACCTTTTTGCCACTTCAATGGAAGAGTTCAGTGCCGGCGTGGAGCGCATCGGCCTTCCCTGCGTGGTGAAGCCGATCATGAGTTCTTCCGGCAAGGGTCAGAGCGTCGTGCGCGATGCAGCCGACCTGGAACGGGCCTGGACCTATGCCATGGAAGGGGCGCGGGGCGCGTCGGACAAGGTCATCATCGAGGAGTTCATCCCCTTTGACTACGAGATCACCCTGCTGACGGTGCGCTACAGCGACGGGACCCGTTTCTGCCCGCCTATCGGCCATGTGCAGATCAAGGGCGATTATCATGAATCGTGGCAGCCGATGGCAATGACCCCCCAGGTATTGGCGGAAGCCGAACGACAGGCCAAGGCGGTCACCGATGCCCTGGGGGGCTTCGGCATCTTCGGCGTCGAGCTGTTCATCAAGGGTGACCGGGTCTGGTTCAGCGAGGTTTCGCCCCGTCCCCACGACACCGGCATGGTGACCATGGTGTCCCAGAACATGTCGGAGTTCGAGCTCCATGTGCGAGCCATCCTCGGGCTGCCGGTGCCGGAAGTGGTCAACCTCGCCCCGGCCGCTTCCCACGTCATCCTGGCCGATGCGACCGTTGCGGAAGTTGCATTCGACGGTCTGGCCGAGGCGTTGTCGGTGCCTGACACCAAGCTTCGTCTGTTCGGCAAGCCGGATGCCCGTCCCGGCCGCCGCATGGGGGTGGCGCTATCCCTCGGGACGGATACGGACGAAGCGCGCAAGAGGGCGGAACAGGCTGCCCATGCGGTGAAAATAGTTACGGTCTGACGTATAACTGTTTGGAGGAATGCAATGATATTTGCCGCGAAGGTTTCCGAGGTTCCACCCTGGGGGAAAAAGGTCGTCAGCATCAACGGCCAGGAGATATTGCTGGTCAACGCCAAAGGGATAATCTATGCCTGCGAGACCGAATGCCCCCACCAGGGCGCACCCCTTTCCGGCGCACTGGTAAAGGATGCGGAACACCTCTCCTGCCAGCGGCACGGCTATCGATTCAATCTTAAGACCGGCGCCTGCGCGGATTTTCCGGAATATACCCTGAAGGTCTATCCGGTACAGGTTCAGGGTGACGATATTATGGTGGACCTCGGTTAAGGGGTGTTGAAAAAAGTCCTTGACTTATAAGTTGTTTTTCGCTATTTTTCAATGCTCTTTGTAAAATCAGGATAAAGGTGGTGAAAGTACATGTACGCAGTAGTGAGAACCGGAGGGAAACAATATAAAGTTTCCGAAGGCGACTTTTTAAAAGTCGAAAAACTTGAGGGTGCGGTAGGCGATACTGTTGAACTCTCTGAAGTC
This genomic window contains:
- the purT gene encoding formate-dependent phosphoribosylglycinamide formyltransferase, yielding MIGTPLKNNATRIMLLGSGELGKEVVIEAQRLGVEVIAVDRYPNAPAMQVAHRSHVVNMLDREELSRVIRLERPDYIVPEIEAINTPYLLELEKEGFAVIPTARATNLTMNREGIRRLAAEELGLPTAQYLFATSMEEFSAGVERIGLPCVVKPIMSSSGKGQSVVRDAADLERAWTYAMEGARGASDKVIIEEFIPFDYEITLLTVRYSDGTRFCPPIGHVQIKGDYHESWQPMAMTPQVLAEAERQAKAVTDALGGFGIFGVELFIKGDRVWFSEVSPRPHDTGMVTMVSQNMSEFELHVRAILGLPVPEVVNLAPAASHVILADATVAEVAFDGLAEALSVPDTKLRLFGKPDARPGRRMGVALSLGTDTDEARKRAEQAAHAVKIVTV
- a CDS encoding TIGR03960 family B12-binding radical SAM protein, coding for MQNDYLLSVEKPARYMGGEMGAIVKERADVRFVLAFPDVYEVGMSHLGFRILYAILNEIDWLAAERVYAPWPDMEALHRSNGISLATLESSVPLSRVDILGFTLQYELSYTNILNMLELAGIPLLASERGEGFPLVIGGGPCACNPEPLADFFDAFLLGDGEEAVTEIAVVYREWKRVKSTKEELLERLAKIDGVYIPSFFSVDYDASGRIETLRPLKPGYVKVRRRIAADLNGIDYPGAPVVPFLKTVHDRVSMEVARGCTRGCRFCQAGYIYRPVRERTPEQILAKIEETLRNTGYDEVSLLSLSTGDYGCLTPLLKELMERYAKERIAVSLPSLRVGSLTPEIVEEIKKVRKTGFTLAPEAGSERLRQVINKGITETDLLNTAFEVYSAGWRLIKLYFMIGLPTETMDDVLGIAELAKQVKFQGKRTGAGGEVNVAVSSFVPKPHTPFQWEPQISYEEILEKQQFLRLELKKRKLNFKWQDAPLSVMEGVFARGDRRLGRVLIEARRLGCRFDGWGEHFSFSRWQQAFAATAIDPLFYHRRRDLEEVLPWDHLESGVSREFLRSELEKSAVSSYTPDCRSGVCSGCGVCDFEMIRMRLNGAEETCGGAPVTESGQPVEAERIRLRFQKIGRMRFLSHLEMLNLFIRAIGRARVPIRYSQGFHPHPKFSFATALSVGVESWAEYMDMELNAGFGAERLKEALNQVLPEGVRVLESHAIMLNSESLSVIMESVRYRVILPPGAGQDLPGQVERFLALDTYPHRREKKGKVVAFDLRHETVSLTASADCLEMEVRRGKPLEFVAAVTGLPADALAGAKIEKLEVNFRSGEGRTVAGAD
- the rng gene encoding ribonuclease G; amino-acid sequence: MGNELVINTTSHETRIALIENGTIAELYIERSRVKGIVGNIYKGRVIRVLPGMQAAFVDIGLEKAAFLYVADVFDAMDEYESFMDGNGKKDEPAEGEEPVIHPLHPIEELLQEGQELLVQISKEPIGTKGARITAHISLPGRHLVYMPTVDHVGISRRIEDEAERERLKEIVDRIKPPGGGFIVRTVSEGKSEEDLVSDLHYLTKLWDEVVKRKDKASAPSLIHSDLDVTQKVVRDILTESVERIVVDFKPEYDRIVQFISTFMPKMKYSIELYDEEEPIFDHFGLEVEISRALGRKVWLKSGGYIIIEQTEALTAIDVNTGRFVGKHNLEDTILKTNLEAVKEIAYQLRLRNLGGIIIIDFIDMEKEVNREKVFTALEEAVKSDKSKTNILKISELGLVEMTRKRVRESIGRMMCEPCPYCEGRGYVKSKTTVCHEIFRELRREMLDIRGSKIMLTVHPQVADLLYDEERRGLEELEKNFKKRITVRAKPGFHQEQFEIAIS
- a CDS encoding Rieske (2Fe-2S) protein; protein product: MIFAAKVSEVPPWGKKVVSINGQEILLVNAKGIIYACETECPHQGAPLSGALVKDAEHLSCQRHGYRFNLKTGACADFPEYTLKVYPVQVQGDDIMVDLG